A segment of the Zingiber officinale cultivar Zhangliang chromosome 8B, Zo_v1.1, whole genome shotgun sequence genome:
TTGAACCGACCTTTTACCGGTCAAGCGCTTCACACCTGATTGACCACTACAGTAGAGCTCCGCTCGACTCTCCTTTGGTGAGgagaataaaaatataataatgatGTTCATAGTTGCAATAATATTATGGAGGTTTTTAGCTGCTTTAAGTTTATAACCTTGCCGCAAAAGATGTGATTCAACGTTTAAATTtcatttcatttatttatttactttcgCAATTTATTTGTTTTAATGAGCTCTTAAAATATTAGGATTCTCTTAATACGATAGAGCAAAAtgagataaaataaaaaagagaatagaacgaaataaaaaaattcatcatttgtttttgtatttagttgtaagaaggaaaaaaaatcatcatTATTCTGATGGACAAACTTATCCTGTTTACTaagcaaatttatttatttaaaattttaaatgataatATTACTTGTCGCAAATATTGATTTTAATACACTTCAACAAATTGAACGAGGAATCTTTTTAGAAATTGTGTGTTTAtcttgataatttaaaaaataataaagcttaagttaaaatttaaatgcATAAAAAATGTAATTTTGTCATAAGAGTAGGACTTATTGgagatttgatttattaaatgcAAGAACTAACTAATTatcatattttaagaaaataaggTTAGGAATATTCGGAATGTAAATGAACACACACGCACACAAAAAGTGCTACCGTCCAAAGTTTCTTTTAATTAATCGTTAGAAAAGAACTGAAAGGGCGGACGCCATCGCCCCACCGACCAGAAACCCTAATGCAAGAACAAAACCCTAACCATTTCATCCGGCATCGGACCGACCAAGAGTTCTGCAAATTGCAGTCATAGGCTCGCCTCCGCAGCGGCTGCACTAGTTTTTTCAGGTCAGATCGCCAATGGCTTCTCTTGTACGAGCCTTTTCAACTGATTTCCTGTCTTCCTGCTTTATTTTGACGCTGCTCTGCTGCTCGCGTTTGCAAATTGTTCCTCGAGTACGGAAGTGACTTCCAGTGCCTTCTTTTATGGGAGAATTACTACTTCCCGTATGTTTTTTGTTCTTTAATCTAGGGCGATTCGTCTTTTTGTTTGCGTCGAAGGCTGTAATGACCTAAGGATGACGTGTTGATAGAGCGCCGAGTTTTTTAATTACGTATCTGGTAGAGCTGTAACATCGACGATTTTGCACTGAAGTCGTTATCTTTATGGGATATGGCCTCAGATAATTCCTTTTTTCCCTTCTCCTGCGCGTGCATCTGATAAAATTATCACTTCTTGTTGGCTATTGCGATTGGAAATTTATTGGTTAGTGGATCTACGTCTGCCCTTGACATTTATCCTTGGAAGTGAATTTTTCTTTAGTCATGTTGTCTTGCAAGTCAGTATTTACCCCGGATTGTAGTTGATACATTTTAATTCAAACCCCTAAGGTCTAGGCCAAGGGTACTTGTTGCTCTGACATTCTTTGCGATCAAGTATCTGTTGTTGTTTCCATTTAGTTTGTCATAAGCACATATCGAGGAGAGATATTGACATAATCAATTCCAGTTTCTAGTAGTGACCTGTTACTACTTGCATTTATGAGACCATGGCAACCTTTGGCTATTATTTTTCTTGTAATAACATATGAATTCTTTAAGTATCTGTATGTGTCTTCAGTCTAATTTTTAGTGTAGCTCAAATTGTATAAGGATGTGAACATCAGTATTTTGACAGTCAATTAGAGATTTCTCCATTTTGCAATAATATGGTTTCTTCTGTTGTTTACCATTAATTATTGTGTAAATATATAGTCATGAAAAACAACAAAGTCAAATTTACACGCATGCAGGTTCTTTTGAAATGTGCTTATGATCTGTCTGTTTTGATCCACTTGCTTGTTACAATTCTTTAAAAATGCATTGAAGTTCATGGCATGCTGTAGGCATGCTGGCAGAGTAACAAATCTTGTATATATTGTTTCAACTTGAACATGCATTGTAGCTTGTTTAGTCATCTATTATGTATTTTTTCATTCTTGAAAATAGTATcggtttttaaatcttttttttgAATGATGAAAAAACAATTTATTTTTGTTAATATTGTAAGCAAATACTAAGATGTTTGAGCCAAATCCTGTTAATTCTAACTTTTGCAATTATAGTTTCTTTACTGTGTTAATTTTCTGTTGTTAAATCTCTTGTAAGGATAAATTTCATACTTGTAGGATTTGCATTCTATGTTTCTGATATTATCTTGTTCTTTTCATTTGGATTGTTTCATATCCTAATGATATTCAATTCATTTTTCTGTTTTCCAGCCTACTGAATTTCTTTTTAGGAACGATGAATGGATCATTCAATGGGCAGATTTTGGTGGATAAGCTTACCAGACTTAATAATTCACAGCAGAGTATAGAGAGTATCCTTATCCATTATTTCTTTTGACTGGTGCACATGACTGCATAAAGTTCAGGGAAGAAATATTCTGGATTCTAGAAGTAATTGTTAAATCGATTTCAAACGTTTTAAGAAGTGTGTACTTAAAGTTCCCTTTCTTGATTGCCTTAAGATACAGTGGATTGAGATTAGTTTGTTACAAAATGCATTgtgttttatttataatttttatcttTTCAATTTGCTACTCAAAACCCCCTCTATTTCCCTTAGGACCTTTGTGTGTACCATGATGCTGATGTGAGAATAGCCTTTCTctctttttgaaaaatcatttcatcTCTTAATTGTTTTTTCTCTGTGAATGTGCTTGCTTTGACAAGCTTTCCAGTTTAGTATTGTGGAGGTAATTCTTCCTTTCCAAGAGAAATTAATCCAtcattcttaatttcattttagtTTCAAATTTTCAGGGTAATCTTGATTCATTTTGTTTGATTTCCATTGCTCTTGTTATTTGTTGCTATATACAAACTATTGTTGCTAAACAGTTGCTACTGTTGGACATGCACTGGATTCTAAGGTGTTTTTAGCAATCAAACACTTGTTGTATCTATTACACTTTAACTATGAATTAGCTTTATCGCATTGGTGCATCTTCCATCGGAACAAAGCTAAGCAAGTTGTTGAAACGTGGGAACATCAATTCTATTGCTCCCCTAGGGAACAAAGAATATCCTTCTTGTATCTTGCCAATGATATCTTGCAGAACAGCCGGCGAAAAGGTTTAGAATTCATTAATGAATTCTGGAAAGTGCTTCCTGATGCTTTATCTGATGCATTTGCTAATGGAGGTGATATCGGAAGGAAAACTGTACAGAGACTGGTAACTTAAATTTTTTCTCATTATTTTCTTGACTTTATATCATCATTTGGAGTCCGTGAAGCACAATTATTTGcattttctttttatactaattgacGTCGAGGATTTCATTGTACAACCTTGTACTTACAATGAAATttctattgtatatatatatgtatttcCTTTTTGGCCATAACctgatttttgcatattttttattGTGGAACTTTCCCCTTAAAAAAAATGCTCTTAAGATTTGAATTCATAATATGATTTTGTTGTATACCAAACTAGCCATTACATCATTTGTTTATAAGCCTCATACCAAATTAATAACTCTTACCATTGGAATTAAACTCTTTATTTCTGACACCCTATTCAAATTTGAGCATGTATATTTGTCATCCCTATCTTTCCACGGGTAATATAGTACCATTGAGTGGCTTGATAAAAAATGTGGATAATATGTTCTTTGGTTAAGCGTAATTGTTCATATCTTGAACAAGATCTCGAGTAAAGTAAATGTCTATAAAATGGCAGATGGCTTCAATGTGTTTAGTGCCTTCATCAAATGCAAACTGTTTGCATTGTAAAATGATCACTTCATTTCATAAATGTTCATTTGTTCAATGATAGTAAATTTGAGATCTTTACTGTAATTGTATTGTGTTACCACTCAACATGCTTTAGTACAAATCAAAGCCTGCTGAGATGAATGTAGATAAGCTTTATCCATTTAATACacttttatttagtttgttaacTTATAATAAGACTAGCAACTGCATATtcaattgaattaaaaatttattatactATATTATACCAATATTCAACGTGTGTTGAAGCATGTTGAGATGCACTTAACTCATTTAATCATtttcacttaaattttctattttactATATCAATCAgataattgaattaaaaattatatttattcatttttaCTTCAATGCATATCAGATAAATTCATATGGTTTACTCTTATAAGCTTCTTCTATTTAATTTACTTACTTCTAAAAATAAGACTATAGGAATTCTACAATTAATTGAATTCAGATTTTGAGAAACAAGTTATAAAAATTAACAAACATTATTTGACTCTTGCCATAATTGTAGAATAGCGCTTCTGGCCTCTATCCACACCACAAATCGTCTCTCAAATGTTGTCATTGGGAGGAGAAATGGAGAAGGAATATGAAAAACCCTCTTGGAGGAGAAGAGAGGTTGAAGGGAGGAGATTTTTTCTCAGTTTCTGTCAAGAAGATTGGGGTGGGCCGTGTGTAAAATGGGGAAGAATAATCATGAGGTGGGGGGTGATTGGCtgtcttaataaaatatttatttttaaaaataaaattcagctCCAGAAATAAGCCCAAACCACATATAATGTGTAAACCTTGGTTCAACCCCTCAACCAATTGGGCTTCAAATGGAGCCAAACTTGAACTAAATGGTAGCTAACTCAAATTCATAGGTATAGGATTTAAAATTAACCGAAAAGTTTCAACTATACCAACTTTTCATCATATAGAAATTTAATACAGCtataataaatataattaggAAAATTAGGAAGACTGCATATATTCTGTAAATGCTGCGTGTTCATTATTACAAACAGTTCTCACACTGTCTTTTTGAATAATTAGAGAAATGTAACTTGACATCCAACAgtctcttttttttgtttttatcttTATGCAACTTCACTTTTTCTTTTCTAAGTCAGCAACCTTTTCAGGTTAACATTTGGGAAGAGCGTAAAGTTTTTGGTTCACGGGGGCAAATCCTCAAGGAAGAGATACTGGGAAGGAAGCTTGAAGATAAAAATAACAATGGAAAGACCATTACTCAAAACTTGGTAAGGAGCTTTGGTTCTGGGGTGTATTCTTATAAGCTTGTACACTGATTCGAAAGTTTTTGCATGATAGTTTTCTATGCTGGACTTTTGTGTTTATGTCTGTTTGAAACGTGCAGAAGCAATCTAGTGGAATACTAGAAAAGGTCATTTCAAGCTATGATAAACTTTGTGATGAAGATTCGTTATTTGGAAAATGTCAAGGTGCTCTTAACAtcattgataaattagaaaaggaactgGGAAGTGATTTTGAAATAGGTATATTTCCTTACCTGTTCATAAGTATTTGcttgaatttcatttttattattccTGGTTCAATTGGAGCTTGAAATTGGTGATTGCCACTGGATGGATTAAACCTATAGAAAACATAATTCTTTTTGCTAGTGGCTTATTCATTATTTGACAATTTTGTTCTTCAAGGTTTAaacaatttgaattaatttgtttgtttgttttcatgATTGCTTCTTGCTAAACAAAAGTCTTGAGTCAATCTAGGCTCATGTTCTGCTGATAAGCACAACATTTCTGATTTCTCACCAAGAATTTGTAAACAAATAAAGTAAATGTTTTTGTTTGTGAGTGGCATGATATTGCAATAATGACTAATGTATATTAGCTAATGTAACAATAGAAGAATGTGTTAGTGCACATCCAGGGATGATTGTTCTCTTAAGCATTAGAAACATATCTAATTTCAATTGCCAGGATCACTTGTAGAACTACCTTAACATTTTCTTGATCTGACAATTTGTTGTTGTGTTATCTAATTTTGATATCCAAATCATAGTTCAATTACTTCTAAATACGTGCAAGGATGTGTACAAGTTAATGTCATTTTGTTTTTGCATGTCTTGTTTCCTTAATGCTTAATATCTAACCTGTATAGTATGGTTAATCTAACGAAACtaataaatttttttcctttacaCTAGGGCCCACGTGACGATCATCTAAGACTTCATATGCTCTCATGTTTTCTGCAATTAATTATGTTCCCTCTAATATCTTGTTGTTCAATGACAGATTCAAGATATTAAAAAACCATAATATTTCATATCAATTCAACTTAGTTGCTCCTTCATTTATTTTATCTCATTATTGAACCTACATTTCGTAGTTTTGAGTGGTACTTATAATCTTTAGTTTATCTGTTTTCTTCGCCTTTAGTATTTCAAGTTTATTCTGTTTCCGCCGCATCAAGCTGTGCTTTTGGTAATTAtttgtagatgtctacatgaattttatcCCTAGGCTAATATCACTAACTTACAAATCAATTaaatacattaaaaaatttatttaaatgaatttattctatttttactCTTGTTTGTTATCACAATATTGTTTGCAAATAACATACACAAGAAAAAAAGAGGATATTGACGTTCATCTAGtattaatgtaaaaaaaaaaagaagtgatTTAAATCCTAAACGTACAATTTTAGAAACTCGTTCAAAAGTTCTAGCACTAATAATACCATTAACATATCCATCACTTATTTTTTCTATACAATTATTAGATGTTTCTTTCTCATCCAGAATCCACCACAATAACTATTTGGTGAATATAATAGTATTTATAGTATCATAAATTTGGTGGCATCAAGAATCATATGCAAATCCTTgttcttcttctatatattaATAGTATTTATAGTTCTtctaaacataaataaagtgatttTTATACTTCACTGATATTGATTGTACCATGTTTGGATTTTGACTCACTGTATGATAAAGTACTACTACAACaataaccaagccttatcccactaggtggggtcggctatatgtaTCCTTTTACGCTGTTGAGCtgtatctcctactatatcatcatctatacttaaataagttttatcttgttttattgttgctaaccaagtttttttttgtcttcctctttcttgtttgatatgcatatttgtcatagtttcacatcgcctaactgaagcatttattggtcgtctaagtatataCCCATATCATCTAACTGCGGTTTTGTAGAATGCCAGTTATAACTGTTGAATAATGCCAGTTATAACTCAAGCCTATTTGTTCCCATTTATTCTATTTATTTGACATCACACTGCCAAACTAATTCAGTGGTTGTTGAGTAGGAAGCGAAAATGGATCTGAAATCATTGGGAACTTACAAATTAAGCATGGCATTCTAGGAGAGTGCATTGAACAACTGAAAGCATCCGAATCGTCTAGAGCAACTCTGATCTCATATTTAAGAGAAGCAGTTAATGAGCAGGTGCATCTGTCGGATCTTTCGAGATTTATCATACTGGACTTAATTTCAGTTTGCTGAAGGTTTTAGGTCAATTTTATTTATATGGTTTTCTTTACTATTAATTGATTTTCAGGAACAAAAGCTTGAACAAATTGGCCATCAACTCCAGGTAATATTCTTATATTCTTTTCAATTATCTTTGCATTAGTTGCTCCATGAATTTGCTGTTTGGGTTTTTGTTTGATTAATGAGATTGTTAAATTTGATTCCAATGTCACTAATATTCATTCATTTCTGGAGACATTTTATTTCACAAATGATGCTCCACTTATAGCTCCCTCATATGCAAGAAACATGATTGTGTATTTGTATTCCTATGTCTCACAATCAATATTTTGTGATTCAAGCTGACAAATTAATTGGAAGAGATTGTGGCTTTACATTCATATACCCAATTAATCCTGCCAGAAAAGTTAGTATCAACACTTGATTATTTAACTTGCAAACTACCACGATATTATTCCAATTTTCAACATTGAATTTTCTATCACATTAGAAAATATTTGGACCTTCACCTTTATTTGTTGACCTTTCACCTGTTGCCCTCTTTCAGTTCCTATCATTATCATTTTCAGTCATTAGGATACAATTCATATACTTATGAAATTTCACTTGGTAACTTGCTATATTTCCTACCTTATAAGAGAGAGAAGATGACTGAAGTTACATTAGACACCTTGAAGACCAAAAAAGTGTTTGTACGACTTTTCCTTGTTTATTCGAAAACAATGAAAAAGATGTTGGCATCTTGTGAGAAGTTGAATTCTTCTTGGTGAAAGGGCATGGTGCAATAaaaaagttataatttttttaaaaataaaaatcgtcCGCTAAAATAAACTACTTCTTGATCTAATTTTGAACTTAtcataatttttctaaatttattttacttGTCCAATCAGTTTGTGCCTTCTTTCTTTCTGATAAAGCATATTTAGATGCTCAGCCATTAGTCTATCTTCTACCCCTTTGAAAATCAATGTGACCTCAACAAACACTTAACACTAAGTATGTGAACAGAGCTGATTAATAAATTTGTTATCAGATCCTTGGAAATATGCACAAGCCATGTGTGACTCGATTGTTTGAGGTTGTCTAGGAAAATATGGTAAAAACAAGGATATAAATAATTCTTTTTGGCTAAATTGTGCTAATTGATATTTGTAAATTAATTCTAGTGGAAGGCTAACATTCGGAATTTAGCTAAGCATTTAGCTTGAAACCACATATCTTGCTGCATTTTCCATTTGCTTGATATTCTCAATTTTCTGCCTTCTTGTTTAGCAGTCTGGATTCCTGATTTGTGATCAGTTCCCTACCAGATGTATTTTCCCTTGCTGGTACTTCAACAACGTGTCTACTATTTCTCTTTATCGAGAACCACAATTGATGATTTCATAGGCTTAGCCTTCTATCTCGATCCCTTTACCATCGACTGGACAAGTACATGACAAAATGAATTTGGCAAAAACCCATTGGATTGGCATTTTCAGATGGGTAACCTACTCTCAGATCTTGAGTTGTCAAATCTTGGAGCCTGGCAAGATGTCTAAAGTCCATCTTAATGGCTAATTTGCCCAGAAAGCCGAATCATACCAGTAGTTGGTACCAAAGCTGCTGCATGATTTTGGCATTCTCAATGGCTAGTCCTCACTAGGTCTAATTCTGTGCATCACATGCCTACCTGAAAGTGCCTTAGCAGCACAGGGCAGGGTTCCTTTTGCTGGATAAGGAACTGCAGTGATCTCTCACCAAAAGAATGGAATGGCAGTCATATCCGTAGCATGCCCTTGGATCCTTCTTATGGCATCCACAGTTGTCATTTCTCAGTTTTGTCGACATAAATGACAGTTATGTTACTGATAACAGTGTTTAAGTTCAATAATTGTTTAAGAAAATgcatctaaatttaattttctatatgTTTACGGTGGATTTGAAGGTTGCGCCTTGGCGCAACAGTAAAGTTGCTGCCATGTGATCTAGAGGGTTCGAGTCTCAGAGACAACCTCTTGCAAAGTAGGGTAAAATTGCATACAATACTCTTCCCCGGGATGCCACATTGGCAGAAGctttgtgcaccggg
Coding sequences within it:
- the LOC122015397 gene encoding regulation of nuclear pre-mRNA domain-containing protein 1A-like; this encodes MNGSFNGQILVDKLTRLNNSQQSIETLSHWCIFHRNKAKQVVETWEHQFYCSPREQRISFLYLANDILQNSRRKGLEFINEFWKVLPDALSDAFANGGDIGRKTVQRLVNIWEERKVFGSRGQILKEEILGRKLEDKNNNGKTITQNLKQSSGILEKVISSYDKLCDEDSLFGKCQGALNIIDKLEKELGSDFEIGSENGSEIIGNLQIKHGILGECIEQLKASESSRATLISYLREAVNEQEQKLEQIGHQLQVAELRCKQTGNILSQFNVEQQPDAQNPIESSQAFSGAPPGFAPEASASSAADTQITLSRCTQEEPLTEIKPSLTDENRKTEAAAVAAKLTASASSAQMLSFVLSSLASEGALGQANKEESPDSKRPKLQNSLPPPHPLLQVPMPIYSHSEAMHLLPPLQSPSPNLLEPPSTSVSLATPSPSASVQFMQSVAGPMTGVPYAYGSAPPPLPSYPMFGMLPNLSAPSPFYSFQPPEGSNLVVQPPLPSGPPPLTRQ